From the Paenibacillus sp. FSL H8-0548 genome, one window contains:
- a CDS encoding AraC family transcriptional regulator, with translation MHNANPTRLLEKLFFTSIRSYHYRCEAKPILIQRTLHTYALCSITSGKGILVINGAIFPAAKGDLFILQPDMIIEGKSNNDSPVQYSLILFTGVQLIKNDAGWMTKRPDFILKGKLGVSGQSPQIKGLIEQLLNRKASSLLPDRHSKRMILSDLLHEVMNIENSQTDNYTPVGMERTIAYMNEHYIQDIKIEQLAQMAGFSMNHFTRTFKQQMNMTPTEYLVKQRMAKAKQLLFSSKKAKEVAEQVGYKDEHYFSRVFKKAEGVPPTLYIKNKCHRIAALYYGLDDHLLTLGLRPVAALSYAERVSSSYPEIELSEYTQEGLALDSRKSNYDILLRTKPDIMITSDRLIQDEALNQIAPTAVLTHSNHYGTMLEHMAKILGREKQAANWVDKYVERKESIKNNIRARWGQTTAYFIRVRPDYYRVYGKLNQTGSLLYDDLGFTLPREFPGLEWAVDIQLKDLVLFNADHIFLMADPTLEARQRLHMLLQSEQWTALDAVRNKCVHNANDLLFKILGPTGRMRGMNDIAVHLGV, from the coding sequence ATGCATAACGCTAACCCTACACGTCTACTGGAGAAGTTATTTTTCACTTCTATACGAAGTTATCACTATCGTTGTGAAGCCAAACCTATTTTAATACAGAGAACTCTGCATACCTACGCGTTATGCAGCATAACAAGCGGTAAAGGTATTCTTGTCATTAACGGTGCTATTTTTCCAGCAGCCAAGGGCGATTTATTTATTTTGCAGCCAGATATGATTATTGAAGGAAAGTCTAATAATGATAGTCCAGTTCAGTATTCATTAATTTTATTTACAGGCGTTCAATTGATCAAGAATGATGCAGGCTGGATGACCAAGCGACCTGATTTTATACTTAAGGGCAAGCTCGGAGTGTCTGGTCAATCTCCTCAGATCAAGGGCCTTATAGAGCAATTGCTTAATAGGAAAGCAAGTTCACTGCTGCCCGATCGTCACTCAAAGAGAATGATACTTTCGGATTTGCTTCATGAAGTCATGAACATTGAGAACTCGCAGACCGATAATTATACTCCAGTAGGAATGGAGCGAACGATTGCGTACATGAATGAGCATTATATCCAGGATATCAAAATAGAGCAGCTAGCCCAAATGGCAGGCTTCAGCATGAATCATTTTACGCGAACCTTCAAGCAGCAAATGAATATGACTCCGACAGAATATCTTGTTAAGCAGCGGATGGCCAAAGCAAAGCAATTGCTGTTCTCGTCTAAAAAAGCAAAAGAGGTAGCTGAGCAAGTAGGCTATAAGGATGAGCACTATTTTAGCAGAGTGTTTAAGAAGGCTGAGGGTGTTCCACCTACATTATACATAAAAAACAAATGCCATCGCATTGCAGCCCTTTACTACGGGCTTGATGATCATTTGCTTACGCTGGGCTTAAGGCCGGTAGCTGCTTTATCTTACGCGGAGAGAGTTTCCTCTTCTTACCCTGAAATAGAGCTTAGTGAATATACGCAAGAAGGACTTGCGCTCGACAGCCGCAAATCGAACTACGACATATTGCTGAGAACAAAGCCCGATATTATGATTACGAGTGATCGTTTGATTCAGGATGAAGCTTTAAATCAAATCGCGCCTACTGCAGTTCTGACACATTCAAATCATTATGGGACGATGCTGGAGCATATGGCAAAAATACTGGGTAGGGAGAAGCAGGCAGCGAATTGGGTAGACAAGTATGTAGAACGAAAGGAATCGATTAAAAACAATATTCGAGCACGCTGGGGGCAGACGACCGCTTATTTTATACGAGTGAGACCGGACTATTATCGAGTTTATGGAAAATTGAATCAAACTGGCAGCCTTCTTTATGATGATCTTGGTTTTACGCTGCCTCGTGAATTTCCAGGCCTAGAGTGGGCTGTTGATATTCAACTGAAGGACTTAGTATTGTTTAATGCAGATCATATTTTTTTGATGGCGGATCCTACGCTAGAAGCAAGACAACGGCTACATATGCTGCTTCAGTCTGAGCAGTGGACCGCGTTAGACGCTGTCCGGAATAAATGTGTTCATAATGCCAATGATCTGTTGTTCAAAATATTAGGTCCGACGGGTAGAATGCGGGGAATGAATGACATAGCAGTACATTTGGGAGTTTAG
- a CDS encoding ABC transporter substrate-binding protein, producing the protein MFKNRIAPMVFLVILLITMAACGKNSVNQEQSSEQEPVVEVAGEATRTITHLKGEAIVPTKIDRIVVLSAAYIDHLLTIGEKPYGVNVEVRYGGDYLAYMASELEGVQLVGSADSPNLEAIAQLEPDVILIESRTAEETYAQLEKIAPTIVLGTEWLEYEDDTTYWTQDLLKVAELYDKVEMAKEKIAELELKTAQASEKINGLENNQLAYLRVREKNLQIYAEKGHPTNTLLYHDLGFSKTALTPDEQRSDLSLEIIPDLDADYVVLEVDPNGRDNLNSINKSVLWSKVPAVQSNMVYETDSYWLFKGWGVIGRGLIVDDVLKMIE; encoded by the coding sequence ATGTTTAAGAACAGAATAGCACCCATGGTCTTTCTAGTCATTTTGCTGATAACAATGGCAGCTTGCGGAAAGAACAGTGTGAATCAGGAGCAGTCATCTGAACAAGAACCAGTTGTAGAAGTAGCAGGGGAAGCAACGCGAACGATTACTCATCTAAAAGGAGAAGCCATTGTTCCGACGAAGATTGATAGAATTGTTGTCCTATCAGCTGCCTATATTGATCATCTCCTCACGATTGGCGAGAAGCCTTATGGCGTAAACGTAGAGGTTCGGTATGGTGGAGATTATCTTGCTTATATGGCAAGCGAGCTTGAAGGTGTTCAGCTTGTAGGCTCAGCAGATAGCCCGAATCTTGAAGCTATTGCCCAGCTTGAGCCGGATGTCATTCTTATTGAGAGCCGGACGGCAGAAGAGACCTATGCACAACTGGAGAAGATTGCGCCCACAATTGTACTTGGGACAGAGTGGCTTGAATATGAAGATGATACAACGTATTGGACTCAGGATTTATTAAAGGTCGCTGAGCTTTACGACAAGGTAGAAATGGCAAAAGAAAAAATTGCTGAGCTGGAGCTGAAAACGGCGCAGGCGAGTGAGAAAATTAACGGCTTGGAAAATAATCAGCTCGCATATCTGAGGGTGAGAGAGAAGAATCTTCAAATTTATGCTGAAAAAGGCCACCCGACGAATACACTGCTGTATCATGATCTCGGTTTCTCGAAGACAGCACTTACTCCCGATGAGCAGCGAAGCGATCTATCTTTAGAAATAATTCCCGATTTAGATGCTGATTACGTCGTACTAGAGGTTGATCCGAATGGGCGCGATAATCTGAACAGCATAAACAAGAGTGTATTGTGGAGCAAGGTTCCCGCTGTACAGTCCAATATGGTTTATGAAACGGATTCCTACTGGTTATTTAAAGGCTGGGGTGTAATCGGTCGTGGACTGATTGTAGATGACGTTTTGAAAATGATTGAATAA
- a CDS encoding (2Fe-2S)-binding protein, whose protein sequence is MSEFINSQSAASFLENNFRISFRESEDEPYPFAAADLLDLSTGASIINLQAAQLGNPDQRVVGTLFAKRYSVLFMGLISAISLFDFRLASAPSDVRFRMTNQASMEYQTKLELPSIVSQLDSKERSVIVAEYFYLVLQHTENIFDAVSALTGSSVKVMWSLISHNLQNFYARMESNRSIWGTKERLQLIMADWDILMAPRCGNPLTAKFRSFPHPLHPESAYYLRRYCCLAYQLKNTGTKSGYCGTCPKLSFEERLEILSEENDV, encoded by the coding sequence ATGTCTGAATTTATAAATTCACAGAGCGCAGCGTCCTTTTTGGAAAATAACTTTCGTATCTCTTTTCGAGAGTCTGAGGATGAGCCTTATCCTTTTGCAGCTGCGGACCTGCTTGATTTATCTACAGGAGCATCTATTATCAATTTGCAAGCAGCACAATTGGGGAATCCCGATCAAAGAGTAGTGGGCACTTTATTCGCGAAGCGTTATTCTGTATTATTTATGGGACTGATTTCAGCAATTAGCTTATTTGATTTCCGACTAGCTTCTGCTCCCTCAGATGTACGTTTTCGGATGACAAATCAAGCGTCCATGGAATATCAAACAAAGCTTGAGCTTCCAAGTATAGTGTCTCAGTTGGATTCGAAAGAGCGCAGCGTTATAGTGGCGGAATACTTCTATCTTGTGCTGCAGCATACGGAGAATATCTTTGATGCAGTATCGGCCCTTACGGGAAGCAGTGTTAAAGTGATGTGGTCGTTGATTTCTCATAATCTTCAAAATTTTTATGCGCGCATGGAAAGCAATCGAAGTATTTGGGGGACGAAGGAACGCCTTCAGCTTATTATGGCTGATTGGGATATTCTAATGGCACCGAGGTGCGGCAATCCCCTAACCGCGAAGTTTCGAAGCTTTCCACATCCACTGCATCCTGAAAGTGCATACTATTTACGTCGATATTGCTGTTTAGCTTATCAGCTTAAAAACACTGGCACCAAGAGCGGTTATTGCGGTACTTGTCCAAAACTGAGCTTTGAGGAGCGGCTGGAGATACTCTCTGAGGAGAATGATGTCTAG
- a CDS encoding AzlC family ABC transporter permease — MFCTMLAVMSPPSTMIATVFILNLRHFLMSAAMVGQLTGYNYQYRSLYAGGFFTVVPSCASGHEKP; from the coding sequence ATTTTTTGTACTATGCTAGCCGTCATGAGCCCTCCTTCCACTATGATTGCTACCGTATTTATCCTCAACCTGCGACATTTTCTAATGAGTGCTGCGATGGTCGGTCAGTTGACTGGGTATAATTATCAATACCGTTCCCTATACGCCGGAGGATTCTTCACTGTGGTTCCAAGTTGCGCCTCTGGGCACGAAAAACCATAA
- a CDS encoding AraC family transcriptional regulator: protein MKMSDHLLLWNQASIKVMDVRHTIMEPGEELRSYRLPTSAFVYAIRGSAKVWLDGTAFIVDRFHVLHGGKGMCLDIAAQDFYEYYMIFYKAFLALPARQPLLKLMETDNPFQLQYSFVPEYPIPLYHRVERMEQEWLQTSILEKFHIKILFYQFVYELLSQMSRQGIQGKKVDLVSQAIRYLQENYADRVTLDELAELLDCSVSYLSRKFKQSVGKSPIDYMIAVRIDKAKELLLNTDATLQEIAESVGFADDSYFNRMFKKQVGMSLGQYKASVQNNPADRSRYAIVPRKLIRYIGNGYENHYQLKRVGISSMYRGSRTPMAASLLLCFVLLLSACSAGTSNTNSANGGSAPSSTNVSATALTDAASAETPRVVKHAMGEATITGTPERVVILTNEGTEALLAVGVKPVGAVQSWIGDPWYDHIKDEMQDVTAVGDELQPNIEMIASLKPDLIIGNKVRQDKIYDQLIQIAPTVFAEDLGGDWKINFKLYMEAINKTEEGEKAMADFDKRVADVKAKIGSKADTKVSVARFSASQVRIYQKQTFSGVLLNDLGFARPESQDKDSFIEVMSKETIPSMDGDVLFYFVTEAVGKTDAAKVVEEWMNDPLFKKLNVVQNNKVVQVDEAIWNTAGGYKAANLLLDEIVAYFDIK from the coding sequence ATGAAAATGAGTGATCACCTATTGCTATGGAACCAAGCCTCGATCAAAGTGATGGATGTGCGTCACACGATCATGGAGCCAGGTGAGGAGTTGCGCTCCTACCGCTTGCCGACAAGCGCATTTGTGTACGCCATTAGAGGCAGCGCAAAGGTATGGCTGGATGGGACGGCATTCATTGTGGATCGATTTCATGTTTTGCATGGCGGCAAGGGAATGTGCCTGGATATTGCCGCCCAGGATTTTTATGAATATTACATGATTTTTTATAAAGCATTTCTCGCTCTGCCTGCCCGCCAGCCGCTGCTCAAGCTGATGGAGACAGACAATCCGTTTCAACTCCAATACAGCTTTGTCCCGGAATATCCGATTCCTTTATATCACAGAGTGGAGCGGATGGAGCAGGAGTGGCTGCAGACGAGCATACTGGAGAAATTTCATATTAAAATATTATTCTATCAGTTTGTATATGAGCTTTTGAGCCAGATGAGCAGACAAGGAATTCAGGGCAAAAAGGTGGACCTAGTCTCGCAGGCCATTAGATATCTTCAGGAGAATTATGCGGATCGTGTCACCTTGGATGAGCTTGCCGAGCTTCTCGATTGCAGCGTGAGCTACCTGTCTAGAAAGTTCAAGCAGTCGGTGGGCAAGAGTCCAATCGATTATATGATTGCCGTTCGCATTGACAAGGCGAAGGAGCTGCTGCTGAATACGGATGCTACCCTGCAGGAAATTGCAGAGAGCGTTGGGTTCGCAGATGACAGCTATTTTAATCGGATGTTCAAAAAACAGGTAGGCATGTCGCTAGGGCAATATAAAGCAAGTGTTCAAAATAATCCTGCGGATCGTTCAAGATATGCAATTGTCCCACGCAAGCTCATACGTTATATTGGTAATGGTTATGAAAATCATTATCAATTAAAGAGAGTGGGTATATCTTCAATGTACAGAGGATCAAGAACACCAATGGCTGCATCATTATTGCTTTGTTTTGTTTTACTGTTAAGCGCTTGCTCGGCAGGCACGTCCAATACGAATTCAGCAAATGGCGGCTCAGCCCCTTCAAGCACGAATGTCTCAGCTACCGCTTTAACGGATGCAGCTTCTGCCGAAACTCCGAGAGTCGTTAAGCACGCGATGGGTGAAGCGACAATCACAGGCACCCCTGAACGTGTCGTTATTCTTACTAATGAAGGTACAGAGGCACTTCTTGCCGTAGGCGTTAAGCCGGTGGGAGCCGTTCAATCCTGGATTGGCGATCCCTGGTATGATCATATTAAGGATGAGATGCAGGATGTGACTGCAGTTGGAGATGAATTGCAACCGAATATTGAAATGATCGCCAGCCTGAAGCCGGATCTCATTATCGGCAATAAAGTCAGACAGGATAAAATATATGACCAGTTAATCCAAATCGCGCCAACCGTATTTGCGGAGGATTTGGGCGGAGATTGGAAAATCAATTTCAAGCTTTATATGGAAGCTATCAATAAGACCGAAGAGGGCGAAAAGGCGATGGCCGATTTTGACAAACGTGTTGCCGATGTGAAAGCAAAGATTGGCAGCAAGGCAGATACGAAAGTATCGGTGGCTCGCTTCTCGGCTTCTCAGGTTCGGATTTATCAGAAGCAGACGTTCTCAGGCGTACTCCTGAACGATCTTGGCTTCGCACGTCCGGAATCACAGGACAAGGATTCGTTTATTGAGGTCATGTCCAAAGAAACGATTCCTAGCATGGATGGGGATGTTTTGTTCTATTTTGTCACAGAGGCAGTCGGCAAGACGGATGCTGCCAAAGTGGTGGAAGAGTGGATGAATGATCCTTTATTCAAGAAATTAAATGTCGTGCAGAACAACAAGGTTGTGCAAGTCGATGAGGCGATTTGGAACACGGCAGGCGGCTACAAGGCGGCGAACTTGCTCCTTGATGAGATCGTTGCCTATTTTGACATCAAGTAA
- a CDS encoding iron ABC transporter permease has product MALVLHSRRMKLAGLLAGFLLLLAGMLASILYGIHTFGAKELWLAYTQFDESDAHIIITNTRVPRALIAAAVGGSLAMAGAIMQVLTKNPLASPSIFGINAGAVLFIVIALAILGSSLTMNGMVWIALAGAAFTSLLVFTLGMQGRSGFEPMRLTLAGASVAAFASSITSGIMLVNKQSLEAALFWMVGSVSGRQIDHLLIVLPYLVIGWVLSFGLAGSLNVMALGDDSAKSLGQRMMLIRAASVLAVVFLAGSSVATAGPIAFIGLIVPHLCRFLVGNDYRWLLPYCALSGAILLVCADLVSRFILMPKEVPVGVATALIGVPFLIHVARRRNHA; this is encoded by the coding sequence ATGGCATTAGTGCTGCATAGCCGTAGGATGAAGCTGGCGGGGCTGCTCGCAGGTTTTCTTTTGCTGCTCGCGGGCATGCTCGCTAGTATCTTATACGGGATTCACACCTTTGGGGCAAAAGAATTATGGCTGGCTTATACGCAATTCGATGAATCGGATGCTCATATTATTATTACGAACACACGAGTACCTCGTGCGCTGATTGCAGCAGCAGTAGGAGGAAGTCTAGCTATGGCGGGAGCAATTATGCAGGTGCTGACAAAAAATCCATTGGCGTCGCCCTCGATTTTCGGCATTAATGCTGGTGCTGTCCTATTTATAGTCATTGCACTGGCCATACTTGGCTCTTCACTCACCATGAACGGTATGGTTTGGATTGCTCTGGCGGGCGCTGCCTTTACATCGCTGCTCGTATTTACACTGGGAATGCAAGGCAGAAGCGGATTTGAACCCATGAGGCTCACGCTGGCGGGTGCCTCCGTTGCGGCATTCGCTTCTTCTATTACTTCAGGCATTATGCTCGTGAATAAGCAGTCGCTTGAAGCTGCGTTGTTCTGGATGGTTGGTTCCGTGTCGGGCAGGCAAATCGATCATTTGCTCATTGTGCTGCCTTATCTCGTCATCGGTTGGGTTCTATCGTTCGGATTGGCAGGCTCACTCAATGTCATGGCTCTAGGTGACGACTCTGCTAAGAGTTTGGGACAGCGCATGATGCTCATACGTGCAGCGTCCGTTTTGGCTGTAGTATTTTTGGCAGGTAGCTCGGTGGCTACGGCTGGTCCCATCGCTTTCATCGGACTGATTGTACCTCATCTTTGCAGGTTTCTTGTCGGTAACGACTACCGCTGGCTGCTGCCCTATTGCGCTTTGAGCGGCGCGATTCTTCTCGTGTGTGCGGACCTCGTTTCGCGCTTCATTCTTATGCCTAAGGAAGTTCCGGTAGGTGTAGCAACGGCGCTGATTGGCGTTCCGTTTCTGATCCATGTGGCAAGAAGGAGGAACCATGCCTAA
- a CDS encoding iron ABC transporter permease, whose product MPNTRMRKTVLTLVILGLATLALSILCLSIGGTSIPVKETLLSLMGKNEEGSDLIIMQFRLPRILAAILIGAALAVAGAVLQGVIRNPLASPDLLGVTGGASVAVVAFMTLFTGYSIHWVPAIAVVGAFLTAALNYALAWKNGISPFRLVLIGIGLSTAMGALTMFLLISGPAYLAPQVLNWMTGSIYGTNWKYIEVLWPWIVLFIPLSILYAKELNVQSLGESVAVGLGSRLQLSRLVLLFYSVALAGAAVGVAGMISFIGLLAPHMARRLVGHSYKMVIPVSALLGAMILLLADLAGRMLFLPLDIPAGVFTAGIGAPFFMYLLFKRKAVG is encoded by the coding sequence ATGCCTAACACCCGAATGAGAAAAACAGTTTTAACGCTGGTCATTCTTGGCTTGGCGACGTTGGCTCTGTCGATTCTTTGTTTGTCTATTGGGGGGACGAGTATTCCTGTTAAGGAAACGCTGCTGTCTCTCATGGGGAAGAATGAAGAAGGAAGCGACTTAATTATTATGCAGTTCCGTCTGCCGCGTATCCTTGCTGCAATCTTGATTGGAGCTGCCTTGGCGGTTGCAGGCGCCGTACTTCAAGGGGTCATACGGAACCCGTTGGCTTCCCCGGATCTGCTTGGCGTAACAGGAGGGGCTTCCGTGGCAGTTGTTGCTTTCATGACACTGTTCACCGGTTACAGTATTCACTGGGTACCTGCGATCGCTGTCGTTGGTGCTTTTCTTACGGCGGCCCTGAACTATGCTTTAGCTTGGAAAAATGGAATATCCCCTTTCAGGCTTGTACTGATTGGCATCGGGCTTTCTACGGCCATGGGTGCACTTACGATGTTTTTGCTTATCAGCGGCCCCGCCTATCTAGCTCCACAGGTGCTGAACTGGATGACGGGAAGTATTTACGGAACCAATTGGAAGTATATCGAAGTGTTGTGGCCGTGGATTGTGCTGTTCATCCCATTATCTATCCTTTATGCCAAAGAGCTGAATGTGCAATCGTTAGGGGAATCGGTAGCGGTCGGTCTGGGGAGCAGACTTCAGCTCAGCCGTTTGGTTTTGTTGTTCTATAGTGTTGCGCTTGCAGGAGCAGCGGTGGGCGTTGCCGGCATGATCTCGTTTATCGGGCTCTTAGCACCTCATATGGCTAGAAGGCTTGTCGGTCATTCGTACAAAATGGTCATTCCCGTGTCGGCTTTGCTGGGCGCTATGATATTGTTACTTGCTGATCTGGCAGGACGTATGCTCTTCCTACCGCTGGATATACCCGCGGGCGTCTTTACCGCCGGAATTGGTGCACCATTCTTTATGTATCTGCTGTTTAAACGCAAAGCTGTGGGATGA